A genomic segment from Sorangium aterium encodes:
- a CDS encoding FAD:protein FMN transferase, which translates to MHGPRCSPLLFLPRLPRFPFLAAALALAACDASPRARQEAGPAAASVAPLPAQSAPAQAGPARVAVEARAMGTSLLLAAYTSEAMDEAAIRVRLDKAIAEIRRLEGLMTTWRPDSELSRVNAAAGKSAVEVSPESLAVIEKSLWISERSEGVFDVTFEAMHGLWKFDEDIDDNVPHKEDVERARALIDHRQIKIDRARRTVMLGKPGMRMSLGGIAKGYAVDAAARVLRGEGLTSFFVQAGGDLYIAGKKPDGSPWRAGVRDPRGKDANDYFAMIEVEDHAFSTAGDYERSFIKDGRRYHHIIDPRTGFPASESRSVTIWAKDALTADAVDDAVFILGAEKGLALVESIEDCGAVIVDRNNKVWVSKRLEGKAEVLRQPTDGL; encoded by the coding sequence ATGCACGGACCGCGCTGTTCTCCGCTCCTCTTCTTACCCCGCTTACCCCGCTTCCCCTTCCTCGCGGCGGCGCTCGCGCTCGCTGCCTGCGACGCGTCCCCACGCGCCCGCCAGGAGGCCGGGCCGGCCGCCGCGAGCGTGGCGCCGCTGCCGGCTCAGTCCGCTCCAGCGCAGGCCGGGCCCGCCCGCGTCGCGGTCGAGGCGAGGGCGATGGGCACGAGCCTGCTCCTCGCCGCCTACACGAGCGAGGCGATGGATGAGGCGGCGATCAGGGTCCGGCTGGACAAGGCGATCGCCGAGATCCGCAGGCTCGAGGGGCTCATGACGACCTGGCGGCCGGACAGCGAGCTGTCACGGGTCAACGCGGCGGCCGGGAAGAGCGCGGTGGAGGTGAGCCCGGAGTCGCTCGCCGTGATCGAGAAGAGCCTCTGGATCAGCGAGCGCTCCGAGGGCGTCTTCGACGTCACCTTCGAGGCGATGCACGGGCTCTGGAAGTTCGACGAGGACATCGACGACAACGTGCCGCACAAGGAAGACGTCGAGCGGGCGCGCGCGCTCATCGATCACAGGCAGATCAAGATCGATCGCGCGCGGCGCACGGTGATGCTCGGAAAGCCCGGGATGCGGATGAGCCTCGGCGGGATCGCGAAGGGCTACGCCGTCGACGCCGCGGCGCGGGTGCTGCGGGGGGAGGGGCTGACGTCGTTCTTCGTGCAGGCCGGCGGTGACCTGTACATCGCGGGAAAGAAGCCGGACGGGTCGCCGTGGAGGGCGGGGGTGCGGGATCCGCGCGGCAAGGACGCGAACGACTACTTCGCGATGATCGAGGTGGAGGACCACGCCTTCTCCACGGCGGGCGACTACGAGCGGAGCTTCATCAAGGACGGCAGGCGCTATCACCACATCATCGATCCGCGGACCGGCTTCCCGGCGTCGGAGAGCCGGAGCGTGACCATCTGGGCAAAGGACGCGCTGACCGCGGACGCCGTCGACGATGCGGTGTTCATCCTGGGGGCCGAGAAGGGGCTCGCGCTCGTCGAGTCGATCGAGGACTGCGGCGCCGTGATCGTCGACCGGAACAACAAGGTGTGGGTGTCGAAGCGGCTGGAAGGAAAGGCCGAGGTGCTCCGCCAGCCGACCGATGGGCTGTAG
- the hemE gene encoding uroporphyrinogen decarboxylase encodes MHDRFLRACRREPTDVTPVWFMRQAGRYMAEYRELRKKYTLLEICKTPELALEVTLQPLRLGMDAAILFADILLPLEPMGAPFEFAKGEGPVIHEPVRDRAGIERLRVFEPEEGLGYVLDAVRLIRKELDGKTPLIGFAGAPFTMASYLVEGGKSSDYRLTKQLMWSDPEAWSALMGKISEVVRRLLRAQVAAGAQAVQLFDSWVGSLSIDDYREHVQPHVRHILRDLEATGVPVIHFGTNTGALLEAQRDAGGTVIGVDWRTPLDKAWQRIGYDRAVQGNLDPLLLCAPRAVAERRARAVLAEAGGRAGHIFNLGHGIIPETPVDTVKAVIDLVHSIPRASLQGEPAR; translated from the coding sequence ATGCACGATCGCTTCCTGCGCGCCTGCCGGCGTGAGCCGACCGATGTCACGCCCGTGTGGTTCATGCGCCAGGCCGGCCGGTACATGGCCGAGTACCGGGAGCTCAGGAAGAAGTACACGCTCCTCGAGATCTGCAAGACGCCCGAGCTCGCGCTCGAGGTGACGCTCCAGCCGCTGCGGCTCGGGATGGACGCGGCGATCCTCTTCGCCGACATCCTCCTGCCGCTCGAGCCGATGGGCGCCCCCTTCGAGTTCGCGAAGGGCGAGGGCCCGGTGATCCACGAGCCCGTGCGCGATCGGGCCGGCATCGAGCGGCTGCGGGTGTTCGAGCCCGAGGAGGGCCTCGGCTACGTGCTCGACGCCGTGCGCCTCATCCGCAAGGAGCTGGACGGCAAGACGCCGCTCATCGGCTTCGCCGGCGCGCCGTTCACCATGGCGAGCTACCTCGTCGAGGGGGGCAAGTCGAGCGACTACCGGCTCACGAAGCAGCTGATGTGGAGCGACCCCGAGGCGTGGTCGGCGCTGATGGGCAAGATCTCGGAGGTCGTCCGCCGCCTGTTGCGCGCGCAGGTCGCCGCGGGCGCCCAGGCGGTGCAGCTGTTCGACTCGTGGGTCGGCTCGCTCTCGATCGACGACTACCGCGAGCACGTGCAGCCGCACGTGCGGCACATCCTCCGCGACCTCGAGGCGACGGGGGTCCCGGTCATCCACTTCGGTACGAACACAGGGGCGCTCCTGGAGGCGCAGCGCGACGCCGGCGGCACGGTGATCGGCGTCGACTGGCGCACGCCGCTCGACAAGGCGTGGCAGCGCATCGGGTACGATCGCGCGGTGCAGGGCAACCTCGACCCGCTGCTGCTCTGCGCGCCGCGCGCCGTCGCCGAGCGCCGCGCGCGCGCGGTGCTCGCGGAGGCGGGCGGCCGCGCCGGGCACATCTTCAACCTCGGCCACGGCATCATCCCCGAGACGCCGGTCGATACGGTCAAGGCGGTCATCGATCTCGTCCACTCCATCCCGCGCGCGTCGCTCCAGGGCGAGCCGGCGCGCTGA
- a CDS encoding aspartate aminotransferase family protein yields MPNSDLPLPAAPDAGSGAELPAILSPPPGPLSRSALERLERVECPAFGRRREARAQKSGADMLPIVLSHGRGANVCDVDGNRYVDLCAGFGALLLGHAAAPVRRAAEEQLSRLTLALGDVYSADVKIALLERLTALHPGPSPMALLGQSGSDAITAAVKTAALSTGRPGLVAFEGAYHGLGYAPLAACGLRESYRAPFAEQLNRRVTFAPYPRDEAGAARSVDAVELALRGGDVGAVLLEPILGRGGCVVPPDAFLHAVCEAAHRHGALVIADEIWTGLGRSGAMTRTGELGAPVDILCFGKGLGGGLPISACVAPEPIMRAWAREGEVVHTSTHSGSPLASSAALATLDALGEGRLAARSRDVGARFQAMLREALPRRAGVVDVRGAGLMVGVELESAELGLRALRGMLAEGYLVLTGGVRGETLTLTPALTIPEALLSAAAGALARVLRAC; encoded by the coding sequence ATGCCGAACAGCGATCTGCCGCTGCCGGCGGCGCCGGACGCGGGCAGCGGCGCTGAGCTGCCCGCGATCCTGTCGCCGCCGCCTGGTCCCCTGTCGCGGAGCGCCCTCGAGCGGCTCGAGCGCGTCGAGTGCCCGGCGTTCGGCCGGCGGCGCGAGGCGCGGGCGCAGAAGAGCGGCGCCGACATGCTGCCGATCGTGCTGTCGCACGGGCGCGGCGCGAACGTCTGCGACGTCGACGGGAACCGGTACGTCGACCTGTGCGCCGGCTTCGGCGCGCTGCTGCTCGGCCACGCGGCGGCGCCGGTGCGGCGCGCGGCGGAGGAGCAGCTGTCGCGGCTGACCCTCGCGCTCGGCGACGTGTACTCGGCCGACGTGAAGATCGCCCTGCTGGAGCGCCTCACGGCGCTGCACCCCGGGCCCTCGCCCATGGCGCTGCTCGGCCAGAGCGGCAGCGACGCGATCACCGCGGCCGTCAAGACGGCGGCGCTCTCGACCGGACGGCCTGGGCTCGTCGCGTTCGAGGGCGCGTACCACGGGCTCGGGTACGCGCCGCTCGCGGCGTGCGGGCTGCGCGAGAGCTACAGGGCGCCCTTCGCGGAGCAGCTCAACCGGCGCGTGACGTTCGCGCCCTACCCGCGCGACGAGGCGGGCGCCGCGCGCTCGGTCGACGCCGTCGAGCTCGCGCTGCGCGGGGGCGACGTCGGCGCGGTCCTCCTCGAGCCGATCCTCGGGCGGGGCGGCTGCGTCGTCCCGCCCGACGCGTTCCTGCACGCGGTCTGCGAAGCGGCGCACCGGCACGGGGCGCTCGTGATCGCGGACGAGATCTGGACCGGCCTCGGTCGATCGGGGGCGATGACGCGCACAGGAGAGCTCGGGGCGCCGGTCGATATCCTCTGCTTCGGCAAGGGGCTCGGCGGCGGGCTGCCCATCTCCGCGTGCGTGGCGCCCGAGCCGATCATGCGGGCGTGGGCGCGCGAGGGCGAGGTGGTCCACACCTCGACGCACTCCGGATCGCCCCTCGCGTCGAGCGCCGCGCTCGCGACGCTCGACGCCCTCGGCGAAGGCCGGCTGGCCGCGCGCTCGCGCGACGTGGGCGCTCGCTTCCAGGCGATGCTGCGGGAGGCGCTCCCACGCAGGGCGGGCGTCGTCGACGTGCGGGGCGCGGGGCTCATGGTCGGCGTCGAGCTCGAGAGCGCCGAGCTCGGGCTCCGGGCCCTGCGCGGGATGCTGGCGGAAGGGTACCTGGTCCTCACGGGCGGGGTGCGCGGCGAGACGCTGACGCTGACGCCGGCGCTCACCATCCCCGAAGCGCTGCTCTCGGCCGCGGCCGGGGCGCTCGCCCGCGTGCTGCGCGCGTGTTGA
- a CDS encoding LuxE/PaaK family acyltransferase, with protein sequence MGPIDQSEALHRRARAFIEASLRVDGAGSTGAGRAAGASPPQDQGERGALPETFDALALALARHQAAHCAPVARLFEARGADVAAMDLAAQIPAVPCDVFRFARVAAHPPEADERVFRTSGTSLGAASRGEHPFRTTATYELAALAWGERLLWPDGARLRAIVLAPPLDEAPDSSLGFMIDRFAARLSGPASWHVRGGELDAAGFARACAEARASGEPALVLGTSFAFVHLIEAKLPEGAALLPEGSRVMQTGGYKGRSREVPAEELRASIARALGVPLSHVVSEYGMTELSSQLYEGTLAAALAGAPRAAPGLYLAPPWTRVTAVDPETLAPLPAGAIGLARIVDLANVDSAVAIQTADRVRVTAEGVELLGRASGAPPRGCSIAMDQMLGGGP encoded by the coding sequence GTGGGACCGATAGACCAGAGCGAGGCGCTGCACCGCCGCGCGCGGGCGTTCATCGAGGCGTCGCTCCGCGTGGACGGGGCGGGCTCGACAGGCGCCGGCCGAGCGGCGGGAGCCTCTCCTCCGCAGGACCAGGGCGAGCGCGGGGCGCTGCCGGAGACCTTCGATGCGCTCGCGCTCGCCCTCGCCCGGCACCAGGCCGCGCATTGCGCGCCGGTCGCCCGCCTCTTCGAGGCGCGCGGCGCGGACGTCGCCGCGATGGATCTCGCGGCGCAGATCCCCGCTGTGCCGTGCGACGTGTTCCGGTTCGCGCGCGTCGCGGCCCACCCGCCGGAGGCGGACGAGCGCGTCTTCCGCACGAGCGGGACCTCCCTCGGCGCGGCGTCCCGCGGCGAGCACCCGTTCCGCACGACCGCCACGTACGAGCTGGCCGCGCTCGCGTGGGGGGAGCGCCTGCTGTGGCCCGACGGCGCGCGGCTCCGGGCGATCGTCCTCGCGCCGCCGCTCGACGAGGCGCCGGACTCGTCGCTCGGGTTCATGATCGACCGCTTCGCGGCGCGCCTCTCGGGGCCGGCGAGCTGGCACGTTCGCGGCGGCGAGCTCGACGCCGCAGGGTTCGCCCGCGCGTGCGCCGAGGCGCGCGCCTCGGGCGAGCCGGCGCTCGTGCTCGGAACATCGTTCGCTTTCGTGCACCTGATCGAGGCGAAGCTGCCCGAGGGCGCGGCGCTGCTGCCCGAAGGGAGCCGGGTCATGCAGACCGGCGGCTACAAGGGCCGCTCGCGCGAGGTGCCCGCGGAGGAGCTGCGGGCGTCGATCGCGCGGGCGCTGGGCGTGCCCCTCTCGCATGTGGTGAGCGAGTACGGCATGACCGAGCTCTCCAGCCAGCTCTACGAGGGCACGCTCGCGGCGGCGCTCGCCGGCGCACCGCGCGCGGCGCCAGGGCTGTACCTCGCGCCCCCCTGGACGCGCGTCACCGCGGTGGACCCCGAGACGCTCGCGCCGCTCCCTGCGGGCGCGATCGGGCTCGCGCGGATCGTCGATCTCGCGAACGTCGACTCGGCGGTCGCCATCCAGACCGCCGACCGCGTGCGCGTCACCGCGGAGGGCGTCGAGCTCCTGGGCCGCGCGTCCGGGGCGCCGCCGCGCGGCTGCTCGATCGCGATGGACCAGATGCTCGGCGGCGGCCCGTGA
- a CDS encoding class II glutamine amidotransferase, translating into MCELLGMECNVPTDIVFSFNGLRHRGGRTGPHADGWGLAFFEGRAARVFLDPSPAAESPLARFLSETPIKTLLAIGHIRRRTRGDVLLANTHPFVRELWGRHWVFAHNGTLPRVRRRALGRFNPIGTTDSEHAFCYLLEGLRSSFPGYPRRPSELWEAIAALGGELGQDGTFNFLLGDGRHLFARCATRLCHIIRKAPFGIATLLDDDVRVDFSAVTTPKDRIAVVATSPLTANETWTTGRPGELWVFDGGELRATLSSLA; encoded by the coding sequence ATGTGCGAGCTCCTCGGGATGGAGTGCAACGTCCCCACAGACATCGTCTTTTCGTTCAACGGCCTCCGGCACCGGGGCGGCCGCACAGGTCCCCACGCTGACGGTTGGGGCCTCGCGTTCTTCGAGGGGCGCGCCGCGCGCGTGTTCCTCGATCCGAGCCCCGCCGCGGAGAGCCCGCTGGCGCGATTCCTCAGCGAGACGCCCATCAAGACGCTGCTCGCGATCGGCCACATCCGGCGCCGCACCCGCGGCGATGTCCTCCTCGCCAACACGCACCCGTTCGTGCGCGAGCTCTGGGGACGCCACTGGGTCTTCGCGCACAACGGCACGCTCCCTCGCGTCCGGCGCCGCGCGCTGGGCCGCTTCAACCCCATCGGAACGACCGACAGCGAGCACGCCTTCTGTTACCTGCTGGAGGGGCTCCGCAGCTCGTTCCCCGGCTATCCTCGCCGGCCCAGCGAGCTCTGGGAGGCGATCGCGGCGCTCGGCGGCGAGCTAGGCCAGGACGGGACGTTCAACTTCCTGCTCGGCGACGGGCGCCACCTCTTCGCCCGCTGCGCAACCCGGCTCTGTCACATCATCCGCAAGGCCCCCTTCGGCATCGCGACGCTCCTGGACGACGATGTCCGCGTCGACTTCTCGGCCGTCACGACCCCGAAGGATCGGATCGCGGTGGTCGCGACGAGCCCGCTCACCGCGAACGAGACCTGGACCACGGGACGACCGGGCGAGCTCTGGGTATTCGACGGCGGCGAGCTGCGCGCGACGCTGTCGTCGCTCGCCTGA
- a CDS encoding acyl-CoA reductase produces the protein MMDDGAARRRRVERAVAAAARIADARDPLGEEARQRLPSTSGLSQEGVELALGRHLEIAPSDRELDALVAASGRARRCHVVLAANVCTAPLRAIAVAAATAPEVVVRPSRRDPVVAELLVRALQADEGFRRAGGTIALVADIALGDAGAPAAGEGGPGDLPGAELHVYGSDQTVATLRAQVGPGVLVRGHGAGLGLAVVGLSANLAEAARDIAADVAPFDQRGCLSPRFVLVEGPAERAEALARALHEALEELGARVPRGPLDGAARAEVTMYRATLEAVGSFWEGRGHGVGLDPAPRSLLLPPAARVVHVAASSAEAAPALLAPIRGAITAIGAGGAGPLTRAAAAAAPRARLSALGWMQRPPLDGPVDLRTP, from the coding sequence ATGATGGACGACGGCGCGGCGCGGCGCCGCCGGGTCGAGCGCGCCGTCGCCGCGGCGGCGCGGATCGCGGACGCGCGCGATCCGCTGGGCGAGGAGGCGCGCCAGCGGCTGCCTTCCACGAGCGGCCTCTCGCAGGAGGGCGTGGAGCTCGCGCTCGGCCGCCACCTCGAGATCGCGCCGAGCGATCGCGAGCTCGACGCGCTCGTGGCGGCCTCGGGGCGCGCGCGCCGCTGCCACGTGGTCCTGGCGGCCAACGTCTGCACGGCGCCGCTGCGGGCCATCGCCGTCGCGGCGGCGACAGCGCCGGAGGTCGTCGTGCGCCCGTCCCGCCGCGATCCCGTCGTCGCGGAGCTCCTCGTGCGCGCGCTGCAGGCCGACGAAGGTTTCCGCCGCGCAGGCGGGACCATCGCGCTGGTCGCGGACATCGCGCTCGGGGACGCCGGGGCGCCGGCGGCCGGTGAGGGCGGCCCCGGGGATCTGCCGGGCGCCGAGCTGCACGTCTACGGCTCGGACCAGACCGTGGCCACACTGCGGGCCCAGGTCGGCCCGGGCGTGCTCGTGCGCGGGCATGGCGCCGGCCTGGGGCTCGCCGTCGTCGGCCTGAGCGCGAACCTCGCCGAGGCGGCGCGGGACATCGCGGCGGACGTCGCGCCGTTCGATCAGCGCGGCTGCCTGTCGCCGCGCTTCGTGCTGGTGGAAGGCCCGGCCGAGCGCGCGGAGGCGCTCGCGCGCGCCCTGCACGAGGCGCTCGAAGAGCTGGGCGCGCGCGTCCCGCGCGGGCCGCTCGACGGCGCCGCCCGCGCGGAGGTGACCATGTACCGGGCCACGCTCGAGGCCGTGGGCTCGTTCTGGGAAGGTCGAGGGCACGGGGTCGGCCTGGATCCGGCGCCGCGATCGCTGCTGCTGCCGCCCGCGGCGCGCGTGGTCCACGTGGCGGCGAGCAGCGCCGAGGCCGCGCCGGCGCTGCTCGCGCCGATCCGCGGCGCGATCACCGCGATCGGCGCGGGCGGAGCCGGGCCGCTCACGCGCGCGGCGGCCGCGGCAGCCCCGCGCGCGCGGCTCTCTGCGCTCGGGTGGATGCAGCGCCCGCCCCTCGACGGACCCGTCGACCTGCGGACGCCCTGA
- a CDS encoding amidohydrolase: protein MSLDPSRIQRDIDDLSPDLREIAARIHAHPELRFEEHRAAAWLAEAVESRGIQVERGLAGMPTSLRARIGRGGGPHLAILAEYDALPEIGHACGHNLIAAGALGAFLALARQKDAVAGTIDLVGTPAEEGGGGKIRLLEAGAFEGVDAAMMFHPFDRDLLAHDTLASVWLELQFHGKPSHAALAPWDGSSALTACLDTFRLIDGQRVHFRDGVRVHGFIKNGGQAVNIIPELAVAEFSVRALDTEELARVRAIVERCARGAAMASGVELTLVDQGGYKNMVNNRKMARRFGEHLRALGRSPIEMDPAVGTGSTDMGDVSHALPAIHPWIAICGKGETTCHQHAFAARAASPAGQDSMLIAAKAMAMTCADLLLDPELRQGVREEFAQRKAGASAR, encoded by the coding sequence ATGAGCCTCGACCCGAGCCGCATCCAGCGTGACATCGACGACCTCTCCCCGGATCTCCGCGAGATCGCCGCGCGCATCCACGCGCACCCGGAGCTCCGGTTCGAGGAGCACAGGGCCGCGGCCTGGCTCGCCGAGGCCGTCGAGAGCCGCGGCATCCAGGTCGAGCGCGGGCTCGCCGGCATGCCCACCTCGCTGCGCGCGCGCATCGGGCGCGGCGGGGGGCCTCACCTCGCCATCCTGGCCGAGTACGACGCGCTCCCTGAGATCGGCCACGCCTGCGGGCACAACCTGATCGCGGCGGGGGCGCTCGGCGCGTTCCTCGCGCTGGCGCGGCAGAAGGACGCCGTGGCCGGCACCATCGATCTGGTCGGGACGCCCGCCGAGGAGGGGGGCGGCGGCAAGATCAGGCTGCTCGAGGCGGGCGCCTTCGAGGGCGTCGACGCCGCGATGATGTTCCACCCGTTCGACCGCGACCTGCTCGCGCACGACACGCTGGCCAGCGTCTGGCTCGAGCTCCAGTTCCACGGCAAGCCGTCGCACGCGGCGCTCGCGCCGTGGGACGGGAGCAGCGCGCTCACGGCCTGCCTCGACACCTTCCGGCTGATCGACGGCCAGCGCGTCCACTTCCGCGATGGCGTCCGGGTGCACGGGTTCATCAAGAACGGCGGTCAGGCGGTCAACATCATCCCGGAGCTCGCCGTCGCCGAGTTCTCGGTCCGCGCCCTCGACACCGAGGAGCTCGCCCGCGTGCGGGCGATCGTGGAGCGCTGCGCCCGCGGTGCGGCCATGGCGAGCGGGGTCGAGCTCACGCTCGTCGATCAGGGCGGCTACAAGAACATGGTCAACAACCGGAAGATGGCGCGCCGCTTCGGCGAGCACCTGCGCGCCCTCGGCCGCTCGCCGATCGAGATGGACCCCGCCGTCGGCACCGGCTCGACCGACATGGGCGACGTGTCCCACGCGCTCCCCGCCATCCACCCGTGGATCGCGATCTGCGGCAAGGGAGAGACGACCTGCCACCAGCACGCGTTCGCCGCGCGCGCCGCGAGCCCCGCCGGCCAGGACTCGATGCTGATCGCCGCCAAGGCCATGGCGATGACGTGCGCGGATCTCCTGCTCGACCCCGAGCTGCGGCAGGGCGTGCGCGAGGAGTTCGCGCAGCGGAAGGCCGGGGCGAGCGCGCGCTAG
- a CDS encoding GGDEF domain-containing protein, producing the protein MSDFDEKTRVTQVVQPPPGGGSKNTTDCLVVIYTKEPTLLGKRFVLENNPTRVGRGADNHIVLDGDSVSRRHAHFEQRPSAWMVVDDGSTNGTYCNDEQISREVVLKNGDRVKIGPTIFKFLSGADVEAQYHEEIYRMTIIDGLTQIHNKRYLYEALEREIIRGRRHERDLAILLFDIDHFKRINDVHGHLAGDFVLKEVARIVQSRIRRDEVFARYGGEEFAIILPETSIEGAAALGETLRQKVAEHLFVFQADSIRVTISVGVALLQEGDRTANDLIKRADERLYHAKNSGRNRVCA; encoded by the coding sequence GTGAGTGACTTCGACGAAAAGACTCGTGTAACGCAGGTGGTCCAGCCCCCACCGGGCGGCGGCAGCAAGAACACGACCGACTGCCTGGTCGTGATCTACACGAAGGAGCCCACGCTGCTCGGCAAGCGGTTCGTGCTGGAGAACAACCCGACGCGGGTCGGTCGCGGCGCGGACAACCACATCGTGCTCGACGGCGACTCCGTGTCACGAAGGCACGCCCATTTCGAGCAGCGGCCGAGCGCCTGGATGGTCGTCGACGATGGGAGCACCAACGGGACGTACTGCAACGATGAGCAGATCTCCCGCGAGGTGGTGCTGAAGAACGGAGACCGGGTGAAGATCGGCCCCACGATCTTCAAGTTCCTGTCCGGCGCCGACGTGGAGGCGCAATACCACGAAGAGATCTACCGGATGACCATCATCGATGGTCTCACGCAGATCCACAACAAGCGCTACCTCTACGAGGCGCTCGAGCGCGAGATCATCCGCGGCCGCCGCCACGAGCGGGACCTCGCGATCCTCCTGTTCGACATCGACCACTTCAAGCGCATCAACGACGTCCACGGCCACCTGGCCGGCGACTTCGTGCTGAAGGAGGTCGCGCGCATCGTGCAGAGCCGCATTCGCCGCGACGAGGTCTTCGCGCGCTACGGCGGCGAGGAGTTCGCCATCATCCTGCCGGAGACGTCCATCGAGGGCGCGGCGGCCCTCGGCGAGACCCTGCGTCAAAAGGTCGCGGAGCACCTGTTCGTGTTCCAGGCCGACAGCATCCGCGTGACGATCAGCGTCGGCGTGGCGCTCCTCCAGGAGGGCGATCGCACAGCGAACGACCTCATCAAGCGCGCGGACGAGCGCCTCTACCACGCGAAGAACAGCGGGAGAAACCGGGTGTGCGCCTGA